A genomic region of Eucalyptus grandis isolate ANBG69807.140 chromosome 5, ASM1654582v1, whole genome shotgun sequence contains the following coding sequences:
- the LOC104444837 gene encoding uncharacterized protein LOC104444837 — MTTELIATHRDNAEVYKGDSLCKLKSRELLSAINLPKGLLPLDDIVEVGYNRSTGFVWVQQRKPKVHRFRAVSRSVSYDAEITAFVGDRRMKRLTGVKSKELLFWVTVSDIYIDGNDPAKVAFANPTGLSRSFPVSAFEEEEEDGEGRTGG, encoded by the coding sequence atgacGACCGAGCTCATAGCGACGCATCGGGACAACGCCGAGGTCTACAAAGGGGACTCTCTGTGCAAGCTCAAGTCCCGCGAGCTCCTCTCCGCGATCAACCTCCCCAAGGGCCTTCTCCCCCTGGATGACATCGTCGAGGTCGGCTACAACCGCTCCACCGGTTTCGTCTGGGTCCAGCAGCGCAAGCCCAAGGTCCACCGCTTCCGCGCCGTCTCCCGCAGCGTCTCCTACGACGCCGAGATCACCGCCTTCGTCGGGGACCGCCGGATGAAGCGGCTCACCGGGGTCAAGAGCAAGGAGCTCCTGTTCTGGGTCACCGTCTCCGACATCTACATAGACGGGAACGACCCGGCCAAGGTAGCCTTCGCGAACCCGACCGGGCTCTCGCGGTCTTTCCCGGTGTCGGCcttcgaggaggaggaggaggatggggAGGGCCGGACTGGCGGTTGA
- the LOC104444835 gene encoding urease accessory protein G: protein MLALCQFLRDKYSLAAVTNDIFTKEDGEFLVKHGALPEERIRAVETGGCPHAAIREDISINLGPLEELSNLYKADILLCESGGDNLAANFSRELADFIIYIIDVSGGDKIPRKGGPGITQADLLVINKTDLAAAVGADLAVMERDALRMRDGGPFVFAQVKHGHGVEEIVNHILQAWEVVTGKKRY from the exons GTGACAAATGATATCTTCACGAAAGAGGATGGTGAGTTCTTGGTAAAGCATGGGGCACTTCCCGAGGAAAGGATACGGGCAGTGGAAACAGGAGGATGCCCACATGCGGCAATTCGTGAGGACATTAGTATTAATTTGGGTCCTCTTGAGGAGCTTTCAAACTTGTACAAAGCAGACATATTGCTATGTGAATCCGGGGGAG ATAATTTAGCTGCGAACTTCAGCAGAGAACTGGCAGACTTCATCATATACATCATCGATGTTTCTGGAGGTGATAAAATTCCTCGCAAAGGAGGCCCAGGCATCACCCAAGCTGATCTCCTG GTGATAAACAAAACTGACCTTGCAGCAGCTGTTGGAGCTGACTTGGCTGTGATGGAGCGAGATGCACTTCGGATGCGAGATGGAGGACCCTTTGTCTTTGCACAG GTAAAGCATGGCCATGGAGTGGAGGAAATCGTTAATCACATCTTGCAGGCATGGGAGGTCGTGACGGGGAAAAAGCGGTACTGA